The following coding sequences lie in one Pseudomonas svalbardensis genomic window:
- a CDS encoding YggS family pyridoxal phosphate-dependent enzyme, producing MSTIADNIAQVSSRIHAAAVAAKRDEDSVQLLAVSKTKPAEALREAYAAGLRDFGENYLQEALSKQLELADLPLIWHFIGPIQSNKTRAIAEHFAWVHSVDRLKIAQRLSEQRPADLPPLNICIQVNVSGEASKSGCTPADLPALANAISELPRIKLRGLMAIPEPTEDRAAQDAAFAAVQSLQASLNLPLDTLSMGMSHDLESAIAMGATWVRIGTALFGARGSQQMHGQP from the coding sequence ATGTCCACGATAGCAGACAACATCGCTCAGGTTAGTTCACGCATCCACGCCGCTGCCGTCGCCGCAAAACGCGACGAAGACAGCGTCCAGCTGCTGGCTGTGAGCAAGACCAAGCCCGCCGAAGCCCTGCGCGAAGCGTATGCTGCGGGGCTGCGCGATTTTGGCGAGAACTACCTGCAGGAAGCCCTGAGCAAACAGCTCGAATTGGCCGACCTGCCCTTGATCTGGCACTTCATCGGCCCCATTCAATCGAACAAGACTCGCGCTATCGCCGAGCACTTCGCCTGGGTGCATTCCGTGGATCGTTTGAAAATCGCACAACGCCTGTCCGAACAACGTCCTGCCGATTTGCCGCCACTGAACATCTGCATCCAGGTCAACGTCAGCGGTGAAGCCAGCAAGTCCGGCTGCACCCCGGCCGACCTGCCGGCCCTGGCCAACGCCATCAGCGAACTGCCCCGCATCAAACTGCGCGGGTTGATGGCAATCCCCGAGCCGACCGAAGATCGCGCCGCCCAGGATGCCGCTTTTGCTGCCGTACAAAGCCTGCAAGCCAGCCTGAACCTGCCGCTCGACACACTTTCCATGGGCATGAGCCACGACCTCGAGTCGGCCATCGCCATGGGCGCCACCTGGGTCCGTATCGGTACGGCCCTGTTTGGTGCTCGCGGCTCTCAACAAATGCATGGCCAGCCATAA
- the proC gene encoding pyrroline-5-carboxylate reductase has product MSKTRIAFIGAGNMAASLIGGLRAKGLDAAQIRASDPGAETRARVNAEHGIDVFADNADAIQGAEVVVLAVKPQAMKAVCEALRPSLKPNQLVVSIAAGITCASMNNWLGAQPIVRCMPNTPALLRQGVSGLFATAEVNTEQRKQAQELLSAVGIALWLDEEQQLDAVTAVSGSGPAYFFLLIEAMTAAGVKLGLPADIAAQLTLQTALGAAHMAVASDVDAAELRRRVTSPAGTTEAAIKSFQAGGFEALVEKALGAAAHRSAEMAEQLGQ; this is encoded by the coding sequence ATGAGCAAGACTCGTATTGCCTTTATCGGTGCCGGCAACATGGCAGCCAGCCTGATCGGCGGCCTGCGCGCCAAAGGTCTGGACGCCGCGCAGATCCGCGCCAGTGATCCGGGCGCTGAAACCCGCGCTCGCGTGAACGCTGAACACGGTATCGACGTGTTCGCCGACAACGCCGACGCCATCCAGGGCGCCGAAGTCGTCGTACTGGCGGTCAAACCCCAAGCGATGAAAGCCGTCTGCGAAGCGCTTCGCCCAAGCCTCAAGCCGAATCAACTGGTGGTCTCGATTGCGGCCGGCATCACCTGCGCCAGCATGAACAACTGGCTCGGCGCCCAACCGATCGTGCGTTGCATGCCCAACACCCCGGCGCTGCTGCGTCAGGGCGTGAGTGGTTTGTTCGCCACGGCTGAAGTGAACACCGAGCAACGCAAACAGGCGCAAGAACTGCTGTCCGCCGTCGGCATCGCACTGTGGCTGGATGAAGAGCAACAACTGGACGCGGTCACCGCCGTTTCCGGCTCGGGCCCTGCGTACTTCTTCCTGCTGATCGAAGCCATGACCGCCGCCGGCGTAAAGCTCGGTCTGCCAGCAGACATCGCCGCACAACTGACCCTGCAAACCGCTTTGGGCGCTGCTCACATGGCCGTGGCCAGTGACGTCGACGCTGCGGAACTGCGTCGCCGCGTGACCTCGCCTGCGGGCACGACGGAAGCGGCGATCAAGTCGTTCCAGGCCGGCGGCTTCGAAGCCCTGGTAGAAAAAGCACTCGGCGCCGCTGCGCACCGCTCGGCCGAGATGGCCGAACAATTGGGTCAATAA
- a CDS encoding YggT family protein: MIGLNTAAVYVLQTLGSLYLLIVLLRFVLQLVRANFYNPLCQFAVKATQPLLKPLRRIIPSMFGLDMSSLVLAILVQLALMALTLLLTYGTIGNPLQLLIWSLIGVTALFLKIFFFALIISVILSWVAPGSHNPGAELVNQICEPALAPFRKILPNLGGLDISPILAFIVLKLIDMLVINNLAAMTMMPEILRLLI; this comes from the coding sequence ATGATTGGATTGAACACTGCAGCGGTCTACGTGCTGCAAACCCTCGGCAGCCTGTACCTGCTGATCGTGCTGCTGCGCTTCGTACTGCAACTGGTACGCGCAAACTTCTACAACCCGCTCTGCCAGTTCGCCGTGAAAGCCACTCAGCCGCTGCTCAAGCCGTTGCGCCGGATCATCCCGAGCATGTTCGGCCTGGACATGTCCTCGCTGGTGCTGGCGATCCTCGTGCAACTGGCGCTGATGGCCCTGACCCTGCTGCTGACTTACGGCACCATCGGTAACCCGCTGCAATTGCTGATCTGGTCGCTGATCGGCGTGACCGCGCTGTTCCTGAAGATTTTCTTCTTTGCCCTGATCATCAGCGTGATCCTGTCCTGGGTCGCACCGGGCAGCCATAACCCTGGCGCCGAGCTGGTGAACCAGATCTGCGAACCGGCCCTGGCGCCGTTCCGCAAGATTCTGCCAAACCTTGGCGGCCTGGATATCTCGCCGATCCTGGCGTTCATCGTACTCAAGCTGATCGACATGCTGGTGATCAACAACCTCGCTGCCATGACGATGATGCCGGAAATCCTCCGTCTGCTGATCTGA
- a CDS encoding DUF167 domain-containing protein, producing MSYFRWDGDDLILECHLQPAARSDDFCGLHGDRLKIRLTAPPVEGKANAYLMAFLAKAFGVSKSQVSLISGELNRQKRVRICSPKKLPDLPGLVLRSL from the coding sequence GTGAGCTACTTTCGCTGGGACGGTGACGACCTGATTCTGGAGTGTCACCTGCAACCGGCGGCCCGCAGCGATGATTTCTGCGGGCTGCATGGGGATCGATTGAAGATTCGCCTGACCGCACCGCCGGTTGAAGGCAAGGCCAACGCGTATTTGATGGCATTTCTGGCCAAGGCGTTTGGGGTTTCCAAGAGCCAGGTGAGTTTGATTAGCGGCGAGTTGAACCGGCAGAAGCGGGTGCGGATATGTTCGCCGAAGAAGTTGCCGGATTTGCCGGGTTTGGTGCTGCGTTCGCTTTGA
- the metX gene encoding homoserine O-succinyltransferase MetX: protein MPTAFPPDSVGLVTPQVAHFSEPLALACGRSLPAYDLIYETYGTLNAAASNAVLICHALSGHHHAAGFHSPDDRKPGWWDSCIGPGKPIDTNKFFVVSLNNLGGCNGSTGPSSVNPETGKPFGADFPVLTVEDWVHSQARLADLLGIGQWAAVIGGSLGGMQAMQWSITYPDRIRHCLAIASAPKLSAQNIAFNEVARQAILTDPEFHGGSFQEAGVIPKRGLMLARMVGHITYLSDDSMGEKFGRGLKSEKLNYDFHSVEFQVESYLRYQGEEFSGRFDANTYLLMTKALDYFDPAANFDDDLAKTFANAQAKFCVMSFTTDWRFSPARSRELVDALMAAKKDVCYLEIDAPQGHDAFLIPIPRYLQAFSNYMNRITL, encoded by the coding sequence ATGCCAACTGCCTTTCCCCCCGATTCTGTTGGTCTGGTGACGCCGCAAGTGGCGCACTTCAGCGAACCCCTGGCCTTGGCCTGCGGCCGTTCGCTCCCAGCTTATGACCTGATCTACGAAACCTACGGCACGCTGAACGCCGCGGCGAGCAACGCCGTGCTGATCTGCCACGCCTTGTCCGGTCATCATCACGCTGCCGGCTTCCACAGCCCCGACGACCGCAAACCCGGTTGGTGGGATAGCTGCATCGGCCCCGGCAAGCCGATCGACACCAACAAATTCTTCGTGGTCAGCCTGAACAACCTCGGCGGTTGCAACGGCTCTACCGGCCCGAGCAGCGTCAATCCTGAAACTGGCAAGCCGTTTGGCGCCGACTTCCCGGTGTTGACCGTGGAAGACTGGGTTCACAGCCAGGCACGCCTGGCAGACCTGCTCGGCATCGGCCAATGGGCCGCCGTGATTGGCGGCAGTCTCGGTGGCATGCAGGCGATGCAGTGGAGCATCACTTACCCGGATCGCATTCGCCACTGCCTGGCCATCGCCTCGGCCCCCAAGCTGTCGGCACAGAACATTGCCTTCAACGAAGTGGCGCGCCAGGCGATCCTCACTGACCCCGAGTTCCACGGCGGTTCGTTCCAGGAAGCGGGCGTGATCCCCAAGCGTGGCTTGATGCTGGCGCGGATGGTCGGGCACATCACGTACCTGTCCGACGACTCCATGGGCGAGAAATTCGGCCGGGGCCTGAAGAGCGAAAAGCTCAACTACGACTTCCACAGCGTCGAATTCCAGGTCGAAAGCTACCTGCGTTATCAGGGCGAAGAGTTCTCCGGGCGTTTCGACGCCAACACGTACCTGCTGATGACCAAGGCGCTGGACTACTTCGATCCGGCGGCGAACTTCGACGATGACCTGGCGAAAACCTTCGCCAACGCCCAAGCCAAGTTCTGCGTGATGTCCTTCACCACCGACTGGCGCTTCTCCCCTGCCCGCTCGCGGGAACTGGTAGACGCGCTGATGGCGGCCAAGAAAGACGTCTGCTACCTCGAGATCGACGCTCCGCAAGGCCACGACGCCTTCCTGATTCCGATCCCGCGCTACTTGCAGGCATTCAGCAATTACATGAACCGCATTACGTTGTGA
- the metW gene encoding methionine biosynthesis protein MetW, with protein MRADLEIIQEWIPAGSRVLDLGCGDGELLTWLRDNKQVTGYGLENDPDNIAECVAKGINVIEQDLDKGLGNFASNSFDVVVMTQALQAVHYPDKILDEMLRVGRQCIITFPNFGHWRCRWYLASKGRMPVSDFLPYTWYNTPNIHFCTFEDFEALCRAREARVIDRLAVDQQHRHGWASKLWPNLLGEIGIYRVSSPGLQDHKVAV; from the coding sequence ATGAGAGCTGATCTGGAAATCATCCAGGAATGGATCCCCGCCGGTAGCCGCGTACTCGACCTCGGCTGCGGCGATGGCGAATTGCTGACCTGGCTGCGCGATAACAAGCAAGTGACCGGCTATGGCCTGGAAAACGACCCGGACAACATCGCCGAGTGCGTGGCCAAGGGCATCAACGTGATTGAGCAAGACCTGGACAAGGGCCTGGGCAACTTTGCCAGCAACAGCTTCGACGTCGTGGTCATGACCCAGGCGCTGCAAGCCGTGCATTACCCGGACAAGATCCTCGACGAAATGCTGCGGGTCGGTCGCCAGTGCATCATCACCTTCCCCAACTTCGGTCACTGGCGCTGCCGCTGGTACCTGGCGAGCAAGGGCCGGATGCCAGTGTCCGATTTTCTGCCGTACACCTGGTACAACACGCCGAACATCCACTTTTGCACCTTCGAAGACTTTGAAGCGTTGTGTCGCGCACGTGAAGCCAGGGTCATTGATCGGCTTGCCGTGGATCAACAGCACCGTCACGGGTGGGCCAGTAAGCTATGGCCTAATCTATTAGGTGAAATCGGTATTTACCGCGTCAGCAGCCCAGGGCTGCAAGACCACAAGGTCGCGGTCTGA
- a CDS encoding DUF4426 domain-containing protein, with amino-acid sequence MGRLALFVLTACLSVTAMAADVIKGERKETFGDVTVHYNTFNSTFLTPDIAKAAGLTRSKNQGVINVSVLKDGKPMTAEVNGTVKDLTSQSVSLKFKQVTEQGAIYYIAQYPVDQQETRTFQVNVKNGDKTNTINFNQELFPGE; translated from the coding sequence ATGGGTCGACTAGCGCTGTTTGTACTTACTGCCTGCCTGAGCGTCACCGCCATGGCCGCCGACGTCATTAAAGGCGAGCGTAAAGAAACCTTTGGCGATGTAACGGTGCACTACAACACCTTCAACTCCACCTTCCTGACACCGGATATCGCCAAAGCAGCCGGGCTGACACGAAGCAAGAACCAGGGTGTGATAAACGTCTCCGTGCTCAAGGATGGCAAGCCAATGACCGCTGAAGTCAACGGCACGGTCAAAGACCTCACCAGCCAAAGCGTTTCGTTGAAATTCAAACAGGTCACCGAACAGGGCGCTATCTACTACATCGCGCAATACCCGGTCGATCAGCAGGAAACACGTACCTTCCAGGTCAACGTGAAGAACGGCGATAAAACCAACACCATCAATTTCAACCAAGAGCTCTTCCCCGGCGAATGA
- the rdgB gene encoding RdgB/HAM1 family non-canonical purine NTP pyrophosphatase — MINFTQLVLASHNAGKLKELQAMLGESVQLRSIGEFSSVEPEETGLSFVENAILKARNAARISGLPALADDSGLAVDFLGGAPGIYSARYADGQGDAANNAKLLDALKDVPQAERGAQFVCVLALVRHADDPLPIICEGLWHGRILPAASGEHGFGYDPLFWVPERDCSSAELSPSDKNLISHRARAMDLLRQRLGLK; from the coding sequence ATGATCAACTTCACGCAACTTGTGCTGGCCAGCCACAACGCCGGCAAACTCAAGGAACTTCAGGCCATGCTCGGCGAATCGGTGCAACTGCGCTCGATTGGCGAGTTCAGCAGCGTCGAACCTGAAGAAACCGGCCTGTCGTTCGTCGAGAACGCCATCCTCAAGGCCCGCAATGCCGCGCGCATCTCCGGCCTGCCAGCGCTGGCCGACGATTCGGGGTTGGCAGTGGATTTCCTTGGCGGTGCGCCGGGTATCTACTCGGCTCGATACGCCGATGGTCAAGGCGATGCGGCGAACAACGCCAAACTGCTTGATGCGTTGAAAGACGTGCCGCAAGCCGAGCGCGGTGCGCAGTTCGTCTGTGTGCTGGCGCTGGTGCGTCATGCCGACGATCCGTTGCCGATTATCTGCGAAGGCCTGTGGCACGGACGAATCCTGCCAGCGGCCAGCGGCGAACACGGTTTTGGTTACGATCCGCTGTTCTGGGTGCCGGAGCGCGATTGCTCCAGCGCCGAACTGAGCCCGAGCGACAAGAACCTCATCAGCCACCGCGCCCGTGCAATGGATCTGCTGCGCCAGCGTCTGGGCCTGAAATGA
- the hemW gene encoding radical SAM family heme chaperone HemW — translation MIHDSSASPLIFGGAAQSPRAALPVLPPLALYIHIPWCVRKCPYCDFNSHTASPVLPEEEYVDALLADLDQDLHAVYGRELSSIFFGGGTPSLFSAEALGRLLKGVEQRIPFASDIEITLEANPGTFEQEKFVAYRALGINRLSIGIQSFQEEKLKALGRIHNGDEAVRAAGMARQAGFDNFNLDLMHGLPDQSLDDALSDLRQAITLKPTHLSWYQLTLEPNTVFWNQPPTLPEDDTLWDIQEAGQALLAEHGYAQYEVSAYAQPGRPARHNLNYWSFGDFIGIGAGAHGKLSHPDGRIVRTWKTRLPKDYLNPAKSFKAGEKALTNDEMPFEFLMNALRLTEGVESRLYPERTGMPLESLAEHRHEAEQSGLLQVEPSRLAATERGQLFLNDLLQTFLS, via the coding sequence ATGATCCACGACTCATCCGCGTCGCCGCTGATCTTCGGCGGCGCCGCCCAATCGCCTCGGGCCGCCCTGCCTGTGCTGCCGCCCCTGGCGTTGTACATCCACATTCCGTGGTGTGTGCGCAAATGCCCTTATTGCGACTTCAACTCCCACACCGCCAGCCCGGTGTTGCCGGAAGAAGAATATGTGGACGCGCTGCTCGCCGACCTCGATCAGGACCTGCATGCCGTCTACGGCCGTGAGCTGAGTTCGATCTTCTTTGGCGGCGGTACGCCGAGCCTGTTCAGCGCCGAAGCCTTGGGCCGCTTGCTCAAGGGCGTCGAGCAACGCATTCCGTTTGCCAGCGACATCGAAATTACCCTGGAAGCGAATCCCGGGACGTTCGAACAAGAGAAGTTCGTCGCCTACCGGGCGCTGGGCATCAATCGCCTGTCGATCGGCATTCAGAGCTTTCAGGAAGAGAAACTCAAAGCGCTGGGGCGGATTCACAACGGTGACGAAGCGGTACGTGCCGCCGGCATGGCCCGTCAGGCCGGGTTCGACAACTTCAATCTGGACCTGATGCACGGTTTACCCGATCAGTCCCTGGACGACGCCCTGAGCGATCTGCGCCAGGCCATCACCCTGAAGCCGACCCACTTGTCCTGGTATCAGCTGACCCTGGAGCCGAACACGGTGTTCTGGAACCAGCCGCCGACGCTGCCGGAAGACGACACGCTGTGGGACATTCAGGAGGCCGGTCAGGCGCTGTTGGCCGAGCACGGTTACGCGCAATACGAAGTTTCGGCGTATGCCCAACCCGGTCGTCCGGCGCGGCATAACCTCAATTACTGGAGTTTCGGCGACTTCATCGGCATCGGCGCCGGGGCTCACGGCAAGCTCAGCCATCCGGACGGGCGCATCGTCCGTACCTGGAAGACCCGCCTGCCCAAGGATTACCTCAACCCGGCGAAAAGCTTCAAGGCCGGCGAGAAAGCGCTGACCAATGATGAGATGCCGTTCGAGTTCCTGATGAACGCGCTACGCCTGACCGAGGGCGTGGAATCGCGGCTGTATCCGGAACGCACCGGGATGCCCCTGGAAAGCCTCGCCGAACACCGCCACGAAGCCGAACAAAGTGGCTTGTTGCAGGTCGAACCGTCACGTCTGGCGGCCACCGAGCGCGGACAACTGTTTCTCAATGACTTGCTGCAGACATTTCTGAGCTGA
- a CDS encoding DUF3392 family protein — MDLILDLLATASRWSRSNLSEIALALVGSLLVLFGADIKGWVDQRLGSIAGALRVPLMALLCMIGSGVALIYATPWIIKGLSQFNNYSLAPVLLVVLVLIGVVADRR, encoded by the coding sequence ATGGATTTGATACTCGACCTGCTCGCCACCGCGTCCCGCTGGAGCCGTAGCAACCTGTCTGAAATCGCTCTGGCACTGGTGGGCAGCCTGCTGGTGTTGTTTGGTGCCGATATCAAAGGCTGGGTCGACCAACGCCTGGGCAGCATCGCCGGCGCCTTGCGCGTGCCGCTGATGGCCCTGCTGTGCATGATCGGCAGCGGCGTCGCGCTGATCTACGCCACGCCGTGGATCATCAAAGGCCTGAGCCAGTTCAACAACTACAGCCTGGCGCCGGTGTTGTTGGTGGTGCTGGTGTTGATCGGCGTCGTCGCAGACCGCCGCTGA
- the trmB gene encoding tRNA (guanosine(46)-N7)-methyltransferase TrmB, which produces MTESNDTPIQTEEGDERQHRRIKSFVMRAGRMTEGQQRGLEQGTPLFVLPLADAPVDFDQVFGRSAPRSLEIGFGMGHSLLEMAAASPEQDFIGVEVHRPGVGALLNGVLTQGLTNLRVYDCDAIEVLNRCVADNSLDRLMLFFPDPWHKSRHHKRRIVQASFAELVRSKLKVGGVLHMATDWEPYAEYMLEVMNVAPGYRNLAEDGKCVPRPTERPITKFERRGERLGHGVWDLKFEKQS; this is translated from the coding sequence ATGACTGAATCAAACGACACGCCTATCCAGACGGAAGAAGGCGACGAGCGCCAACACCGCCGCATCAAGAGTTTCGTGATGCGCGCCGGGCGCATGACCGAAGGCCAGCAACGCGGTCTGGAACAGGGTACGCCGCTGTTCGTGCTGCCTCTGGCCGACGCGCCGGTGGACTTCGATCAGGTGTTTGGCCGTTCGGCGCCGCGCTCGCTGGAAATCGGTTTCGGCATGGGCCACTCGCTGCTGGAAATGGCCGCGGCCTCGCCAGAGCAGGATTTCATCGGCGTGGAAGTGCACCGTCCGGGTGTTGGTGCGCTGCTCAATGGCGTGCTCACTCAGGGCCTGACCAACCTGCGGGTCTACGATTGCGATGCGATCGAAGTGCTCAACCGCTGCGTGGCCGACAACAGCCTCGATCGCCTGATGCTGTTTTTCCCGGACCCATGGCACAAGAGTCGCCACCACAAGCGCCGTATCGTTCAGGCATCGTTCGCTGAGCTGGTGCGCAGCAAGTTGAAGGTCGGCGGTGTGCTGCACATGGCCACTGACTGGGAACCGTATGCCGAGTACATGCTGGAAGTGATGAACGTCGCGCCGGGTTATCGCAACCTGGCCGAAGATGGCAAATGCGTCCCGCGTCCGACCGAGCGCCCGATCACCAAGTTCGAACGCCGCGGCGAACGACTTGGGCATGGCGTGTGGGACCTGAAGTTCGAAAAACAGTCTTAA
- a CDS encoding thiazole synthase → MSIVRSDKPFVLAGRTYQSRLLVGTGKYRDMEETRLAIEASGAEIVTFAVRRTNLGQNPGEPNLLEVLSPDRYTFLPNTAGCFDATEAVRTCRLARELLGGHNLVKLEVLADQKTLFPNVIETLKAAEVLVKEGFDVMVYTSDDPIIARQLAEIGCIAVMPLAGLIGTGLGICNPYNLQIILEEAKIPVLVDAGVGTASDATIAMELGCEAVLMNSAIAHAQQPVMMAEAMKHAIVAGRLAYLAGRMPKKLYASASSPLDGLIK, encoded by the coding sequence ATGAGCATCGTTCGTAGCGACAAGCCCTTCGTCCTGGCCGGTCGTACTTACCAGTCGCGTTTGCTGGTAGGCACCGGCAAGTACCGCGACATGGAAGAAACCCGCCTGGCCATCGAAGCCTCGGGTGCCGAGATCGTCACCTTCGCCGTGCGCCGCACCAACCTCGGCCAGAACCCGGGCGAACCGAACCTGCTCGAAGTCCTGTCGCCGGATCGCTACACCTTCCTGCCTAACACCGCCGGTTGCTTCGACGCTACCGAGGCGGTGCGCACCTGTCGCCTGGCCCGTGAGCTGCTCGGCGGCCACAACCTGGTGAAGCTGGAAGTGCTGGCGGATCAGAAAACCCTGTTCCCCAACGTGATCGAAACCCTCAAGGCCGCCGAAGTGCTGGTCAAGGAAGGTTTCGACGTGATGGTCTACACCAGCGATGATCCGATCATCGCCCGTCAACTGGCGGAAATCGGCTGCATCGCGGTCATGCCGCTGGCCGGCCTGATCGGCACGGGCCTGGGGATCTGCAACCCGTACAACCTGCAGATCATCCTCGAAGAAGCCAAGATCCCTGTGCTGGTGGACGCCGGTGTCGGTACCGCCTCCGACGCCACTATCGCCATGGAACTGGGTTGCGAAGCGGTGCTGATGAACTCGGCCATCGCCCATGCCCAGCAGCCGGTCATGATGGCTGAAGCCATGAAACACGCCATCGTTGCAGGTCGCTTGGCCTACCTCGCCGGCCGCATGCCGAAAAAACTCTATGCCAGCGCCTCCTCGCCGCTGGATGGTCTGATCAAGTAA
- the thiS gene encoding sulfur carrier protein ThiS — translation MRIQLNGESLELPDGETVAALLTRLELTGRRVAVELNLDIVPRSQHAETTLNDGDSVEVVHAIGGG, via the coding sequence ATGCGCATTCAGTTGAACGGCGAATCCCTTGAACTGCCCGACGGTGAAACCGTTGCGGCCCTGCTGACCCGTCTGGAACTGACCGGACGCCGGGTGGCGGTCGAACTCAATCTGGATATCGTCCCGCGCAGCCAGCATGCGGAAACCACGCTGAACGACGGCGATTCCGTCGAGGTGGTCCACGCCATCGGCGGCGGCTAG
- a CDS encoding DUF423 domain-containing protein yields the protein MLRGFLMLAAFFGFTGVALGAFAAHGLKSRLTPEYLAIFHTGVTYQLVHTLALLGVALLVTQIPGRLITWAGASFVVGILLFSGSLYLLTMTGVSKLGIITPFGGLAFLVGWFCLGLAAWRLS from the coding sequence ATGCTGCGTGGCTTTCTGATGCTGGCCGCTTTCTTCGGCTTCACCGGCGTTGCCCTTGGCGCGTTCGCCGCCCATGGCTTGAAAAGCCGTCTGACGCCCGAGTACCTGGCGATTTTCCACACCGGCGTGACCTACCAATTGGTGCACACGTTGGCCTTGCTGGGCGTTGCGCTGCTGGTCACGCAGATTCCCGGTCGCCTGATCACCTGGGCGGGTGCATCGTTTGTCGTCGGCATCCTGCTGTTTTCCGGCAGTCTGTACCTGTTGACCATGACCGGCGTCAGCAAGCTCGGGATCATCACCCCCTTCGGCGGGCTGGCATTTCTGGTCGGCTGGTTCTGTCTGGGGCTTGCCGCCTGGCGGTTGAGCTGA
- the mtgA gene encoding monofunctional biosynthetic peptidoglycan transglycosylase gives MLRLFLRRFTKALLWFAGGSVLLVLIFRVVPPPGTALMVERKVESWFDGEPIDLQRTWKPWDEISDDLKVAVIAGEDQKFPEHWGFDFGAIQAALAHNELGGTIRGASTLSQQVSKNLFLWSGRSWLRKGLEAWFTGLIEVFWPKQRILEVYLNSVEWDDGVFGAEAAARHHFGVGARSLTRQQASLLAAVLPNPRVWSASHPTNYVARRAGWIRQQMSQLGGDSYLVGINDSRRVPWAQ, from the coding sequence ATGCTGCGTTTATTTTTGCGACGATTCACGAAGGCCCTGCTCTGGTTCGCGGGTGGCAGCGTATTACTGGTGCTGATCTTTCGCGTGGTACCGCCACCGGGAACGGCGTTGATGGTCGAGCGTAAGGTCGAATCCTGGTTCGACGGCGAGCCCATCGATCTGCAGCGCACCTGGAAACCCTGGGATGAAATTTCCGATGACCTGAAAGTCGCAGTGATTGCCGGCGAAGATCAAAAATTCCCGGAGCATTGGGGCTTTGACTTTGGCGCGATCCAGGCCGCACTGGCCCACAACGAACTCGGCGGAACGATTCGCGGCGCCAGCACCTTGAGCCAGCAGGTCTCGAAGAATCTGTTTCTATGGTCCGGCCGCAGCTGGCTGCGCAAAGGCCTGGAAGCCTGGTTTACCGGGCTGATCGAAGTGTTCTGGCCCAAGCAGCGAATACTTGAGGTGTACCTCAACAGTGTCGAGTGGGATGACGGTGTGTTTGGCGCTGAAGCAGCAGCCAGGCATCACTTTGGTGTCGGCGCTCGCTCGCTGACCCGGCAGCAGGCCAGTTTGCTGGCGGCGGTGCTGCCTAACCCGCGGGTGTGGAGCGCCAGTCATCCAACTAACTACGTCGCACGGCGAGCGGGATGGATTCGACAGCAGATGAGTCAGCTCGGTGGCGATAGCTACCTTGTAGGAATCAATGATTCACGCCGCGTACCTTGGGCTCAGTGA